In Debaryomyces hansenii CBS767 chromosome A complete sequence, a genomic segment contains:
- a CDS encoding DEHA2D15202p (no similarity), protein MLRWRINGEAIYSADCTVSDSEESRWEYGSDAPLEHDAFSR, encoded by the coding sequence ATGTTAAGGTGGAGAATAAATGGCGAAGCCATTTATTCTGCAGACTGTACTGTATCAGACAGCGAAGAGTCTAGATGGGAGTACGGTTCTGATGCCCCGTTGGAACATGATGCATTCAGCCGTTAG